Below is a genomic region from Burkholderia pseudomultivorans.
TCGAGGAACGCGGCATTGCGAAACAGGATGCCGTGTCGCGCGCCGACCGCGATGCCGGCGATCGCCGTAGACGGTGCGGCGAGCACCAGCGCACACGGGCATGCGGCCACGATGACTGCGAGCATCGCCGACGCGTTCGCGGACGTGAACCAGACGATCGCCGCGATCAGCAGCACCAGCGCGAGATAGGCGCCCATGTGCCGCTCGAGCACCTGCGTGACGGGCGGTTTCGCCTGTTCCGCGTGCTGCATCAGCGCGATGATCTTGCCGAGCGTCGAATCCTCGCCGGTATGCGTGACCTCGATGCGCAGCACGCCGTCGAGGTTCAGCGCACCGCCGTAGACGGCACTGCCTTCGTCGACGTCGAGCGGCACGGACTCGCCGGTGATCGGGCCGTTGTCGACGCTCGACGCGCCGGCATACACGATGCCGTCGACCGGAATGCGCGCACCGGCCACCACTTCGATCCGGTCGCCGGCGCGGAGCGCGTCGTAAGCGACTTCGGCAATGCTGCCGTCCGTGCCGATGCGGCGTACGCGGCCGGCCGTCAGCCGGCCGAGCGCACGGATCGCTTCCTGCGAACCGAGCACGCTGCGCTCTTCGAGCGCGTGTCCGAACGTCATCACGATCGGCAGCAGCGCGGCCGTGGTCATGTCGCCGATCGCCCACGCGGCCAGCATAGCGAGTGCGATCAGGCGGTCGGTCACGCCATGCAGGCTCGGGGCGCGCAGGCTGCGCCACGCGCTCGCAAAGACGGGCCCCGCGACGATCAGCGACGCGAGTGCGGCGAGCATTTGCGCGAGCGTTTCGCCGCCCGCCGACAACGTGCGCCATGCGAAGGACAGCACGAGCAGGCCGCCGGCGAGCAGCGCGAGCGCGATCTGCCGCGTGATCGTGCGCCGCTCGTCGGTGGACAGCGCGTAGACCGCCGGGGCAGGCGCCGTCGCGCCGGCGGGAGCGGTCGTGGCGGCCGGCCTCGCGGATGTTTCGGCGAGCGGATTCAATGGGCGCTCCCGGGCAGGATCAGGTTCGAGGTATCGCGCGGATCGATCGTCGTCACGCGTCCGGTCTTCGACAGGATGCGTTGCATGCGGTCGCGATAGAGCCGTGCCAGCAGGCCCGGATCGGCATTCTCGCGCAGCGTCGCTTCGAGCTGGCGGATTTCGAGCGTGCTGGTCTGCGCCGTCGCGACGCGTTCTGCCGCGCGTGCTCGCGCATCCTGGACGATCCGGTCGGCATCCTGCTGGGCATCCTGCCGCCGCTGTTCGGCCGCGGTGCGCGCCTCGGCGATGGTCCGCTCGGCGAGCTGCAGCGACGTCAGCACCGAGTTGAACGCATCGGCCGCCGCGCCGGGAAACGCGGGCTGCACGTCGACGCGCGCGACTTCGATGCCAAGCCCCGCGTGCGCCGCGTCGAGCGCGCGCAGATGCCGCGCGATCGCGTCGGCGAGATCGCCGCGCAGCCGTTCGCGACGCGCGGCCATCTGCCGGTCGGCGGCCAGCTGTTCGGGGCGTGCGACCAGGATCGCGTCGAGATCGCGGGTCGCCGCGACCTCGACGGCCGATGCGGACACGATTCGCTCGAGCGCTGCGTCGAGGCGATCGTGCTGCAGCACATACGCGTACGGGTCGCTGACGCGGTAGTAGAGCACCGCGCTCAACGCAACGGCGCCGCCATCGCCGGTCAGTACGTAGCCGGAGCCGGCGAGCGCGTCGGGCAGCCGCGCGATGCTCGACGCGGACGGCACGAGCGCCCGCGGGTCGCGGTCGAGCGAGCGGATTTTCTGCTCGAGCACGCGCGCTGCGCCCGGCACGAGCCGCACCGACTCGAACGGCTGCGGCCACGCGATCACGAGCCCGGCGTCCTGCGTGCGCACGAAGGCGCCGAAGCGCATCACGACCGCGCGGCTGTCTGCCGGGATGCGCCGGATGTTCGAGCCGGCCCACGCGCAGGCGGCGAGCACCGCGAGCGCCGCGACGAACCAGAACGACAGGCGTACGGCCTGGGCGCCGGGTCCGAGCGGCGGTGCAGAAGGGGCGCTCATCGTGCGGCCTTGTGCGCCCCGGAGGCCGGCGCGGCCGGTCCCGACGCGTCGGCCGGGCCCTGCACGAGCACGCGGAACGGCGCGGCATCGGTGCGCAGGATCAGGTTCGTATTGCTGCCGACCACCGCGTTCAGCGTGTCGAGCGAACGCAGCATCGTGTACAGATGCGGGTTGGCCGCATAACTCTTGCCATAGATGTCGGCCGCATCCTTGCGCGATTGCGCCTCGATGTCGGCTGCTTTCACGTTTGCATCGGCAAGCGCGATGCGGGCGTCGCGCTCGGCGTCGGAGCGGATCTGCGCAGCCTCGCGATTGCCGTCCGCGGTGCGTTGCGCGGCCACGGTCTCGCGCTCCGCGCTCATCCGGTCGACGGTCGCGGCGAGCGTGACGGCCGGCAGCGTGAGCCGCTCGAGCCCGACCTGCGCAACGCGCACGCCGTAGGCCGCATAGAGCTGCGCGTCGATCTGCCGGCGCAGCGTGTCTTCGAATTCGCCGATCTTCACTTGCGCGGGATCGGTGTTCACGAGCGACGCGAGATCGTATCCGGCGGACGTCGTCTGCAGCGCGGAGCCGACCAGCGAGCGAATCTGCCGCGCCGCTTCGTCGGGTTCGTTGCCGACTGCGCGCATGAAGCGCCCGATGTCGCGCGCATCGGCCGGCACGCGCCATGCGACATAGGCCTCGACGATGATGCGCAGTCCGTCGCGGGTGCCGACGTCCTGCAGGCCGCTCGACGTCGTATGCAGGCGCAGGTCGACCGGCGTGACCGCATCGATCGGCGCGGGCAGGCGCCACGCCAGCCCCGGTTCGAGCAGCACGCGCACGGGGCGCCCGAAGCGCGTGATCACCGATGCTTCGCCGGCGCGCACCTGCACGAAGCTCGCGACCGCGAGCGCGACGAGCACGCATAGCAGGGCGACGGCGATGCGCAGGCGGAGCGCGCCGGGCGGGGGCGATGCACCGTGCGGCGCGTGATGGTGGCGGCCATGGCCGTGATGCGCATGATCATGCGCGTGCGAATGAAACAGACTCACGATGTCACCCCGGATGCGGCGCCGCGCGCGTGCGGTGCGGCGGCGCGGCCTGCCGCCGAGTCTTGCCGCCCGCGCGCAATTTGCCGCGACATGTCAATGGATGCGGGCCAGATCGCCGGCCGGCGTGTTGCGAAGGTCGACGGTCGCCCGCGTGCCGTCGGCGAGGCGATCGTCGATGATCGTCATGTGTGCATTGCGCAGGCCGCGCTGCAATCTGTCGACGTAATACTCGAACGGAAACGCGGGACCGCCGAGCCGGTATGCGATCAGGTCGGCGTCGAAATCGATGCGCTGCACGCGTGCCGACGACAGCGTGTCGCCCGCCTGCGCTTCGGCCTGCGCGATCCGTGTGAGCGCTTGCTGCTGCGCGTTGCCGAGCAGGCCGGCCGCGAATCCGCGCGCCTGCGCGACGCTGCCCTGAGCGCGGATCTGCGCCGCCTGCACGTCGTGGAAGGCGGCTGCCGCGCCTGTCGGCGGGTGCACGCTCTCGATCACGACCGCGATCACGTCGACACCGCTCTGCAGCCGATCGAGCTGTTGCTGGATCGCGCGTTTCAACTGCTCGGCCATCGCGGCCTGATTCGTCTCGAGCAGCGATTCGAGCGTATGCGACGCGAGGTAGTGCACCAGTTCGCGGCTGGCGTTCACGCGCACCGTGCTTTCGGGGTCGCTCGTGCGATAGAGCGCCGCACGGGCGTCGGCATCGGTCGGACCGAGGCGGTAGTCGACGCGCACGTCGGCGTTGACGATCTGGAAGTTCTGACGATCGCCGTTCGCGCCGGCGATCACCTGCGTGGTTTCCCACGGATGCGGCGCGTCCCACAGGCGGTTCAGGCGTTCGGGCGTCGGACCGTCGGCGGGCACGACGGGCGTATCGGCGCCGCCGTCGCTCGCGCTGCCCGCGATCGCGACCTGGTGCACGGCGCCGTTGTCGACGATGCGCGCGCGGCCGAACGGCCAGGGCAGGCCGACATGCAGGCCGGGCTGCCAGACCGCGACGGGCGCGCCGAAGCGTTCATAGACCGCGCGTTGTTGCGGATTCAGCACGACGACGGCAGTGAGCAGCCACGCGCACGCGGCGGTCGCGCCAAGCGCGCCGGGCAGCAGCCTGACGAAGCTGCGCCAGCCCCAGCTTTGCCGCAGGTCGATGCCGTAGCGATGACGCAGTTCGGCGCCGAGCGACGCGAACGGCGACGGACGCCGGCTCAGCAGGCCGGCGATTGCGCTGGTCGGCACGACTGCGTCGCGCGGCACCGCAAACCACGAGAGCGCGCCGCGGATGGCCAGTTCGGCGGCGACGGCGGCGTTGAGCAGTGCAACGCCGTGCACGAGCCAGTCCGCGGCGCGGTGCCGGAACGCGAACCATGCCGCGGCCAGCGCACCCGCGAGCGCGGTGACGAGCGCCACGCGCAGCAGCTGCATGAGCGACGCGGAAACCGGCGAAGCGTGGGCCGCCGCTGCATGATGGCGTTCGGCGACGAGCGTGAGAAAGGCGAGGACGATGCAGGCCGCGCCGGCCGCGAGCGTCGGTTCAGGGGCGGCCATGGCACGGATCAGCATGGCAGGCGACGGCGACTGCCAGGCGAGCGCGGCAATCGCGACGGAGAGCGCGGCGCTCGCCGTGACGGCCCACGGCCGCCAGTCGATCGCGGCGGCGATCGCGGGCCACGGATTGTCGTGACGTTCGGACGCCGGTTTGCGGCGGAACGCGTCGCGAAGTCCGTCGACGAGCAGACTGGCGAGACTGGCGGCGAACCCCTCCGGCGGACGGCGGCGCGGGCGAGCGGCGAGCAGCACGCCGATCGCGACGACGAGCACGTTGCACCACGCGCTTGCGAGCGGCGCGCACCAGCGCAGGTCGACCGGCAGGATGTCGACCGCACTCAGCGTGCCGAGCGCGGCGACCAGCAATGCGGCGGCCCATGCGACGGGCACGAGGGCGTCGCCGCGGCCGGCCGGGCTGTCGGGGGTGTTGTCGCTGCCTTCCGCCTGTTGCCCCATCGGGGTTCCTTACGTACGCATTACGGGGATGCGCAGGTGCCCGCGCGAAATTCTGCGAGCGGCAATGTAGCGCGGCGGGCGGTGAAACTCAAGGTGCGCAGGCGAGGGCCGGACCGACCGGTCGGAGGGCGACCCTCGAACAGGCGAGCACGTCACCCGCGTCGCGGCGGGTGTGGTCGAAACGGGGGGACGATCCGCCTGCGCAGCACGATGAAACACCCCGAAGCCGAAGGAGAGCGGAAGACTCAGAGATTCGTGAAAGTGATCCCGCCGTCGACGGCCAGCCATTGCGCGGTGACGAAGCCGGCATCGTCCGATGCCAGATACGCGATCGCGCTGGCGATGTCGTCGACGTTGCCGAGGCGGCCCAGCGGCGTCGTGGCCACGCGCCTCGCGTCGCGCTCTTCGTTGCGGTTGCGGACCGTGCCTTCGGTCGGCACCGCGGAAGGGCAAACCGCGTTGACGCGAATCTTGCGGGCGCCGAGCTCGGCCGCTGCGGCACGCGTGATGCCCAGGATTCCTGACTTGATGCCCGAATACACGATCGAGTGGGCGGCCGAGCGCAGCGCAGCCGTCGATGCCACGTTGACGATGGCGCCGCCTTCGCCCATCACCGCTGCAGCGGCCTGGATACCCCAGACCACGGCCTTGAAGCCGATGTCGAGCATTCGATCCATGGTTTCCGGCGCGATGTCCGCAACCGACTGGTAGCGCACCCAGGCCGCATTGTTGACCAGGATGTCGAAGCGACCGCCTCGGGCGTGGACTGCGTTCACGGCCTCGGTGATGCCTTCGCGGGTGCTGACGTTCTTCACGATCGGGAACGCGCGGCCGCCGGCGGCGATCACGGCGGCGACCGTGTCCTCGACCAGTTCCTCCTTCAGATCGTTGACGCCGACGACAGCGCCACGTGCCGCGAGTCGAAGCGCGGCAGCCTTGCCGATACCCGCGCCGGCGCCCGTCACGAGCGCATGGCGTCCGGCCAGATCCTGTTGCATTTCACTCTCCGTCGATGACTTGTTGAGAACGGCTTCATAGTGGCGGTCGAGCACGCTCGATGGCCTCGCGGACTTTGCCGAGGCCATTGCCGGCGTGCCGGAACGCAAGCGCCTGGAAGCGGTATCGTCGAGAGCGCTGCCTAGCGACCCTTGAATACCGGTTCACGCTTTTCCAGAAACGCCATACGCGCTTCCCTGGCGTCTTCCGTCCTGGACAGCATCATCGTGATGTCCTGCTCGTGACGGTAAGCTTCGCGCTGCGGCATTTGATCGGTGAAGTTCGCGGCCTTCTTCGCCTGAATCAGCGCGATGGGCGATTTCCCGGCGATGCGGCGGGCAAGTTCCATGACGTGCGGCATCAGCGCGTCGGCGGGCAGCACGTCTTCCAGTACGTTGCGACGGAGTAGGTCCCGGGCCGTCAGTTTGTCGCCGGTAAAGAACATGCGACGGACGGTCGAACGACCGAACAGCGTGCGCAGCATCGACGCACCACCGGCCAGGCCGACGTTGATTTCGGGCATCGCGAAGACGGCGTTCTCGCTCGCGTACATGATGTCGCAAGCGGCCATCAAACCGAGGCCGGCGCCGAGGGCCGCGCCGTTGACCGCCGCGATCACGGGCTTCGCGCATTCCTTGATGGCGTTGCCAGTTTCGCGGGTCCAGCGGTTGTGGTCGAGGAAGTCGCCGGGGACGTCGGGGTCGGGGCGGTCACGCAGGTCCGCACCCGAACAAAAGGTATTGCCGGCACCGGTGAGCACCGCACAGCGAATGTCGTCGCGCGCGCTGATTTCGTCGAATACGGCAATCAGGCGGCGACGCATGGCTCGCGACAGCGCGTTCTTGACCTCGGGGCGATTCAGCGTGACGACGGCCACGCCGTCCGTGACTTCCAGGGTGACCGAGTCGGTGTCTATGCCGAGTGCTTCGCTCATGGTCGTATCGTCTCCTGAAGGGATTTTTTGAATCGGGCTGTCAGGAATTGTACGGCCCCGAGGTCGGGCGATTTTCAATCAAAAACGCGTTCTGATTTGCCTGAAATAGCGGCTAGTCGGTGCGACGACGCGGCGTTATCATGCATCGCGGCAGACGACACCGCTTCGCTTCACGGCGACTCGTACGCGGAGAAGCGGAGTTCCGGACCGGACACGCGGGAGGCCACGAAATCCAGGAACAGGCGGATCTTGGTCGGGATGGCCGGTGAATCGATAATCGTCGCGTACATCCCGTCTTCAAAGCTGGAGTTGGTGACCTGATACTCGGGGAGCAGGCGGACGAGTTTTCCGCTGATCAGATCCTTGTGGACGGTGTAGTCGTCGAGCAGCACGATACCTTCCCCCATGCGCGCGAATTCGAGCAGGGCAATACCGTTGTTGGTGACATGACGGGGCTGAAAATGAACCTCGGTTTCCGCGCCGTCTTTCCGGAATCGCCAGGAATAACCGGATCCCGGCATGGAATAGGCGATGCATTGATGGTTCTTCAGTTCTTCCGGCGCCGTGACGGAACTGCGGCCGATGAAGTAACCGGGGGAGACCACCAGGTGGCGTTCGCTTCGGAACAGAATTCTCCGCTTGATGCCGGATTCGATCGGCGGGGCAATCCGAAAGTCGATATCGATCTGGTCCTTGTTCAGATCCGACGGCGCTTCGCTCAGCGTCAATTCAATCTGAATGCTCGGGTACAGCTTGGAGAATTCGGTGATCAGGGTCGGCAATACACCGAGGCCGAACATGACGCGTGAATGCACGCGCAGCGTGCCCGACGGGGCCGAGGTGATGGACGAGATGCTCCGGTGCGCGTCGTCGATGCTGCGCAGAATGCCTTCGACGTGCTTTGCGTACTCGATGCCCGCTTCGGTCAGCGTGACGCAGCGGGTCGTGCGGGTGAACAGCTTGACCTTCAGGTCGTTCTCGAGATCCAGGACCATTCTCGAAACGGAGGCCGGCGCGATGCCGAATTGGCGGGCAGTTTCCGAAAAGCTCTTGTTTCTGGAAATGGAAAGAAAGAATTCCATTGCGCGAAGTCTGTCCACGAAGTCTCCACCTTCCCCGCTGACAATGAACGGGGCTATTGTAGGTACGGGGTTACCCCAATCGGAAAAACACAAAGCCGCTACACACAGGCAGCGGCCTTGCCGAGTCGCATTCGGAGTCGCTGGTCCGTCAGTGGACGGCCTCACCTGCGGGCAAGCCTGCGTAGCCACGCCGCAGTGAAGGAATGCGAAAGCCGATGCAGAAGATCGAGACCGATGCGATCACTGCCGGGAGCGCGATCCATGCCACGATGGTCGTCAACGGCCAGCCCAGGCCGATCATAACAGGGCCCAGGAACGTGCCGGCAATGCCCCCGAAGCGGCCCATGCCGAGCACCCAGGCTGCGCCGGTGGCGCGGCTGCTGGTCGGGTACATTTGCGTCGCGAGCGTCGACATCGACGAGCAAGCGCCGTTGTTGGTCATCGCCGCCAAGATCAGCAGCGTGAGCAAGGTATCGCCGCGCGCACCGCTGATCGACACCAGCAGCGCCATCGACATGGAGATCGCGAAGTACGCGGAGATCACGCGGACCGGGCCGAACTTGTCCATCAGAATGCCGCCCAGCAGGATGGCGATACCCGAGCACCAGTTGAACCACATCATCGTGTCGGCGGTCTGGCCGAGCGTGCGGCCGTCTCCCTGGAGTATGGTCGGAAGCCACATGCTCAGCACGTACAGCGTGATCGTCGAGCAGATATAGGCGACCCACAGCAGCAGCGTCGGGCCGCGCAGCTTGTCGGAGAACAGTTCGGATACCGGAAACCGGCGCTTTTCGGCTGCAGCCGACACCTCGGCGACGAAGGTCGTGTCCGTGAAATCGGCGGTTGGATCGATGCGCTTCAATGCCTTCGCGATCTTGTCCTGTCCTTTGCCCGCCGCCGCCAGGTATCGAACCGATTCCGGCAGAAAGAACGCGAGCAGCACGGCAACGATGACCGGTGCGATGCCGCCGATGATCAGATAGCCTTCCCAACCATGTGCCGGGATGACCGACTTGGCCAGCGGGCCGGTAATGCCGCCGCCCACGGCGAAGCCGAAGAGCATGAAGTTCACGGCACGCGAGCGCATGCGCGAGGGCAGGAACTCGTTCATGAGCGTCGCGCACAGCGGGATGGCGGCGCCGAGGCCGACGCCGGTCAGCAGACGCGACCACATCAGTTCGGTCACGTTGGTCGAGCATCCTGCAGCGATCGAGAACACGCCGAAAAAGGCGACCGACGTCACGAGCACGACGCGACGGCCGATGCGGTCGGCGAGCGGCGCACCGAAAATTGCGCCAATGCCGATACCGACCAGCGCGGCGCTGAGCACCGGCGCCAGATCGGTCTTGGTCACACCCCATTGCTTGATCAGCGCGGGCGCGATCAGGCCCATCGCCGAGGTATCGAGACCATCGAGGACGATGGTCAGGAACATCAGCGAAAAGAGAATTGCGTGGAAAGGCTTGAGTGGTCGTTGATCGATGAACGACTTGACGTCAATGGTCTGCATGTTTTGTCTCCTTTTATGTTTTGAACGGGATTCGAGCAGGGCGGGGCGGCCATTCGTCCCGGGCCACGCCGCCCTGCCGTCCTGTTCGGTTTTCTACATCACACGCTACATCACACCGGACTCCCGATACGCTTCAGAGATAGGCAATGGCGGAGCCGCCATCCACGCGTACGCATTCGCCGTTCACGAACGCACTTTCGTTCGAAGCCAGGAAGCACACGGCATTCGCGATGTCGTCGGGGCGGCCGAGGCGAGGCATCGGCGTTTTCGCCTGACGGATCTTGCGCGTCTCCTCGGACACGTTCTTGACCACGCCTTCGGTCTCCGTATAGCCCGGGGCGACCGCGTTCACGCGAATGCCGCGCGGCCCGAGCTCCGCCGCGGCCGCGCGCATCAGGCCGAGCACGCCGGCCTTCACGCCGCAGTAGACGAGTGCCTTGGGCAGACCGATGAAGCCCGACGACGACGCGATATTGACGACCGAGCCGCCGTCCTTCATGTATTGCGCCGCAGCCTGAATGCCCCACACGACCGAATTGAAACCCGTGCCCGTCATCATCGACACGTCCTTCTCGGTGATTTCCAGAACCGGCGCATAGCGCACCCACATCGCGTTGCTCACGATGATGTCGAGACGGCCGGCAACTTCGGCGAGGCCGGCGGCAGCGTTGAAAATCGTGTCGCGTTCGGCAACGTTGCCGCCGAATGCATGGGCGATACCGCCCTGTGCGTTGATGTCGTCGGCTGCAGCCTGAGCCGCGCCGAGGTCGCGATCCAGCACGCCCACGACCGCACCCTCGCGAACGAATTTGTTGACGATCCCTCGACCGATACCCTGAGCGCCGCCTGTCACAAGCGCGACCTTGCCTTCCAGTTGCTTCGCCATTTCGACTCCTGAATGTCGTCTGATTGATTCACTGATCCTTGAAGCGGCATTCCGGCAGGCCGCGCACACCCGTACCGGTCACGGCGACCAGCGCCCCGGCATTCGGGTTGGCGCTCCTGAGCGCATTCCCGCTGTCGCTGATGCTGGTCACGAAGATCGTGTCGAGAGCCGGCCCGCCGATGGACGGGCAAGTCGGATAGACGGTAGGCAGGTCGATAATCCGGTCCAGCCTGCCGTCGGCGGTGAAGCGGGCCAGTTGTCCCGAGATGACCAGGGCCGTCCAGAGATTGCCTTCGGCATCGATGATGGCGCCGTCGGGGCCCGATTTGAGCGAGGTCGTATCCACGAACAGCGTTCGCTCGCTCAGCGTGCCGGCCGAGGTGTCGTAGCGGTAGCGACGCAGCTGGTGGCTCAAGCTGTCCGAAAAGTACAGATACCGGCCGTCTGGCGAGAAGCATGTCGAGTTCGTGATGCAGATACCGGTCTCCAGCACCTTCAGGTTGCCCTGGCCGTCGAGTTGATACAACTCGCCGACGGGTTCGCGGCGCCCGAGCGCCATCGAACCGAGGACGAGACGGCCTTCGCGATCGACCCGGCCGTCGTTGAGGCGCATGTTCGGGGCCGGGTGCGTCACATCGACGAAGTGCGTGAGCTCGCCGCTATCGACATCGAGAAAATGGAAGCTGTCGACGAGCGCGACGAGCAGGCGACCGCTTTCGCACAATGCGATCGCGCCGATCTGCGAAGGCAATGTCCATTCGCGAACCGTATGCGTCGCCAGCTCGCGCGCCTTCACGAGACACGCGCGGGAATCGATCCAGTACAGGATCTGCTTGCGGTCGTCCCACAGCGGGCATTCGCCCAGCGCGTCACGCGAGTCGCCGCAAATGCTGATGGCGTGATGGGTCATGATGCCTTGCGCGAGTCGCCCGGTTGCGCCGCGCAACGCGCCAGCATGTCGGCACGGGCTTCGTAGAGCGCGTCGTGGGGGCAATGGGCGCCGAGCGGACGACGCGCGGTGCCGAACATGCCGGTTTCGGTCGGGTCCGCGACCGGCGTGCTGCGCGACCAGTCGTAGACCACGGTGCGGGCCGCGACCTTCCATTCGCCATGTCGTTTTTCGAAACGGTCGATATAGCGGCCATACAGCGAGACTTCCGTGACCGTATCGGGCACGACCTGGCGGTCTTCCTGAACCGCGTGGAAATAGCTTTCCGCCAGTGCCTGGTCGCCGTGCAACTCGATCATGATGTTGCCGATCAGGTGGACGCCGCGGCGCGGGGTCCTCAGTACGTCCAGCACCCAATCGCAGAAGCCGGTTGCCGAGCCCTGGTAAGGGCCGTGGCGGTCCGTCGCGTCCGGCCAGTAGGTTGCGCGCAACGCCGCCTCGTCCCGCCGGTCCACGCCTCGGCAATAGCGGTACAGACATTCGCGAATGGCTTCACGGTCGAGCAGATCCTGTACTGCCTGATTCGATACTTCGTTGTGGTCCATATGTTTGCCTGGCTGAAAGAGGGAAATACCGATGCTTTTCTGCTTGCCGCTATTGCTTGACGATGACGGCGTCGAGCACGGCCGCGCCGCGCTCGCGCACGACCAGCGGATTGACGTCGACGCTGATGATCTCCGGGTGGTTCATCGCGAAATCCGACAGTTTGACCATGGCCGTGACCAGGGCATCCATGTCCTTCGGCGCTGCACCACGCCAGCCCTTCAGGAGGGCCGTCGCCTTCACCCGATCGAGCGCCTCGCGTGCGCGCGCAGGCGTGAGCGGGGCGGAAACCAGCGACACGTCCTTGTACAGCTCGGTATTGACGCCGCCGGCACCGACGAGAATCATCGGGCCGAAGGTGGCATCGTTGTTCACGCCGAGGAT
It encodes:
- a CDS encoding SMP-30/gluconolactonase/LRE family protein — encoded protein: MTHHAISICGDSRDALGECPLWDDRKQILYWIDSRACLVKARELATHTVREWTLPSQIGAIALCESGRLLVALVDSFHFLDVDSGELTHFVDVTHPAPNMRLNDGRVDREGRLVLGSMALGRREPVGELYQLDGQGNLKVLETGICITNSTCFSPDGRYLYFSDSLSHQLRRYRYDTSAGTLSERTLFVDTTSLKSGPDGAIIDAEGNLWTALVISGQLARFTADGRLDRIIDLPTVYPTCPSIGGPALDTIFVTSISDSGNALRSANPNAGALVAVTGTGVRGLPECRFKDQ
- a CDS encoding SDR family NAD(P)-dependent oxidoreductase gives rise to the protein MCAACRNAASRISESIRRHSGVEMAKQLEGKVALVTGGAQGIGRGIVNKFVREGAVVGVLDRDLGAAQAAADDINAQGGIAHAFGGNVAERDTIFNAAAGLAEVAGRLDIIVSNAMWVRYAPVLEITEKDVSMMTGTGFNSVVWGIQAAAQYMKDGGSVVNIASSSGFIGLPKALVYCGVKAGVLGLMRAAAAELGPRGIRVNAVAPGYTETEGVVKNVSEETRKIRQAKTPMPRLGRPDDIANAVCFLASNESAFVNGECVRVDGGSAIAYL
- a CDS encoding nuclear transport factor 2 family protein produces the protein MDHNEVSNQAVQDLLDREAIRECLYRYCRGVDRRDEAALRATYWPDATDRHGPYQGSATGFCDWVLDVLRTPRRGVHLIGNIMIELHGDQALAESYFHAVQEDRQVVPDTVTEVSLYGRYIDRFEKRHGEWKVAARTVVYDWSRSTPVADPTETGMFGTARRPLGAHCPHDALYEARADMLARCAAQPGDSRKAS
- a CDS encoding MFS transporter yields the protein MQTIDVKSFIDQRPLKPFHAILFSLMFLTIVLDGLDTSAMGLIAPALIKQWGVTKTDLAPVLSAALVGIGIGAIFGAPLADRIGRRVVLVTSVAFFGVFSIAAGCSTNVTELMWSRLLTGVGLGAAIPLCATLMNEFLPSRMRSRAVNFMLFGFAVGGGITGPLAKSVIPAHGWEGYLIIGGIAPVIVAVLLAFFLPESVRYLAAAGKGQDKIAKALKRIDPTADFTDTTFVAEVSAAAEKRRFPVSELFSDKLRGPTLLLWVAYICSTITLYVLSMWLPTILQGDGRTLGQTADTMMWFNWCSGIAILLGGILMDKFGPVRVISAYFAISMSMALLVSISGARGDTLLTLLILAAMTNNGACSSMSTLATQMYPTSSRATGAAWVLGMGRFGGIAGTFLGPVMIGLGWPLTTIVAWIALPAVIASVSIFCIGFRIPSLRRGYAGLPAGEAVH